Part of the Prunus dulcis chromosome 8, ALMONDv2, whole genome shotgun sequence genome is shown below.
GGCTGGCAGAGATCTGTTTGGCgttgttatttattatgtGTTAAGATTTTACCTAAATGATTTCTTTGCTACAATTTGGTGTAGGTTTTTGAAGCAGTAAGCAAGGCTAAGGCCAAGGGGTTCACTGATGTCCTATTTCTGGATGCAGCCACTGGGAAAAATGTTGAGTTGGTTTCTTCATGTAATGTTTCATTGTGAAGGTAGAACTTATTACAGTTGTCATAGCTTGGCCTCTTATGCCAAATGTTCAATTCCCAGAAATTTCAACATGTTATCTTGTTAGATTGTCAAAGAATAGTGTTCAAAGTCTGACGGCCTGCCTTGCCCCCCAACTTTCTGATTTTTCTGTGGGAAACAGGTTTGCTGTGTCTGACAGCCTGAGTTCCTAGCGTGTTCTCTGTGGCCCTGTTTCCATCTTGGTTTCGTTTATGGTGTTTActttccctttgtttttctttgcctCTGTTTTTGAGGTTTCTATGAAATtcaattgaccaaaaaatagaataatgtAGAAGTATCACTCTATCAAAAGCCAACTTACTCAAAATGTTGAACCCTCCAAATTGACGAAAATCCTAAGCATCAATTtagtttgctttttttttttttttttttttttaaaataaatataatttttatttgaagaaaTGGTGCCATTTGGGTTGAAATGAAGGCATGCCTTGATCTTTTCTTATATGAACTTCTTCACGTTCACTTTTACAGTACTTATCTTAATGGGAAGATTCGCAGCCGGCGGATATTGATAAAAGAAACGTGCGGTTCTTAATCCAAATTTATTAGTGTTAATCATTATAATAATTAGTAGCTTTCTATTTTGCTgacccttcttttcttttttatccaacgacttttcttttttatccaACGACTTTTCTTTGTTAGTGGTTGAGTTAGATATTGAGCTGTTGACTGATATCCTTTATAATATAGCAAAATTAGTCAtgatatttaataataatatattttattaccGATCAATTTTTGTCCAGTCATAATTCGAACTCACCATAAATATATATCGTGCTCACATTCTGCCGAGATGAGAtattttccaatcaaattatTGCAAAGGCTAGTTGGTGTACAGTTTCTCCATATAAAAGATAGCATCCTTCTGCTGTTTGCACGCAAGCCCCTCCACTTTGTTTGTAGCCTCTCCAGTTCGTAAGTAtcatactctctctctctctctctcgctctcgcTCATCTGCATATTCTGTTAAGAAGTGTTTGTTCATTTTTCTGAATCTACTTTtaagttaattatttttgtagtTCTAATTCCGAAGAcaaaattagataaataaaattaacaatctAACAAAGTGTGATCAGTTTCTTTGTTGCAGTTGTGTAAGACCTTATCCCACATTAATTTACAGCCATGCCTCCTTCCCCTGCTTTGCAAGCAATTTCTGAATCTGCTGTTCAAAGgtgatttatatgatttatatatacatagtGTTAAGCTTTGTTAATTTTATCTCTTATACATATCTTCATTTATGGATGAAATTAAGTGCAGTCATGAAGCAGATGAAAAGTATGGTGATGCCATGAAATGGGATGAACTTGAATTTGGAGTAATTCCAACAGATTACATGTACATTATGAAATGTTCCAATGGGGATAACTTTTCACAAGGCCACCTCGCTCCCTATGGGAAAATTGAGCTCAGCCCATTTTCTGGAATCTTGAATTATGGACAGGTTATACATTAACTAGTCACAATTTAATAATAGGTTTGAAGTATTGAAGCTTGTAGTTCAAGTGGTTAAAAGTATTTATCCCTATGCGGTGGTGTCATAGGGAGTATTAGAAGGTCTTAAAGCGATCAGGACCAAAGATGGTCGTGTTCAGCTGTTCCGGCCTGAAGAGAATGCTGTAAGAATGAAGATGAGTGCAGAGAGATTGTGCATGCCATCTCCATCTACTCACCAATTCCTTGATGCTTTAAAGCAAACTGTTCTTGCCAACAAGCGTTGGGTATACACATTTTCACTTTAGACCCTTTACTTTTGGAATTTACAACGTTACTACTTAATTTTCAATACTGTTTCACAGGTGTGTTTATGAATTCTGAAATCTTTTTCCGATCACTTGGAAATATATGTACGCATAGGTACCACCTGAAGGGAAAGGAGCATTGTATATTAGGCCATTGCTCATTGGAAGTGGCCCTGTTCTTGGCCTAGGACCAGCACCAGAATACACATTCCTAATATTTGCTACTCCAGTTGGTAATTATCACAAAGTAAGTTATCATCAATTGGTTTTAAATTTAACTCTTCATGAATAACTCTTCCAAATATTACATAGGGTTATTTAAGCAAAACTGTAACAATAGTCTGTAAGTTATATCCGAGTTGCATTTTCGTCCATAATCTTCAAAAATAGTTACAGCAGTCCTCTAATTAGGCGCCGATGAGTTGCACCAATAGTAATTTCCTTCATGTATGTTAGTTTTTCTGCTAATTTGTTTCatatcaattttgtttttctcataCTTTGAGGCGCCCaccatatttttaaatatgcATTCGTATTgcttagaatttttttattgaaatgtTGTCTTCTAATTAAAACGACAATTGATTTTGTCCATGTAACAATAGCGTGCCTCCACCATGAATCTGTACATAGAGAATGAGGTTCGAAGGGCCACACCAGGAGGAACTGGAGGCGTCAAAAGCATTACCAACTATTCACCTGTAAGTAAAACAGGCAACTTGCATAATGAAAATGGATAGGACTTGGAATTTGGGgcatgggaaaaaaaaattttattttttattttattttaaagattaGATAATATTGGTGACGAAGGCTAGGGCCAAAGGGTTCACTGATGTCCTGTTTCTGGATGCAGCCACTGGAAAAAATATCGAGGAGGTTTCTTCAtgtaatattttctttgtgaaGGTATTATTGATGACacttttttagggtttgttgttagtttttttttttttttttttttcctctcttgtTTCATATTGCATGTGCAAGTAACTTTCTGGGTTGTTAAAATGTTTTCAAACGGGCGGAAGGAAATAATAGCATAAAGAATGGTTTTCTTATCAATCAGTATGACATGTTATATTGTCGGATCGTTCATATAACGCTCTCGATGGTTAAAAATTGCATTCACAGTCTCACAACCTATCATGTGGGACTATAACAAAACAACAGTTATCTAGCATGTGaagaacaattttttttcatcagTCTGACAATTTTTTTCACTGCTCTAGGATAATGTGATTTTAACTCCACGTACCAGTGGAACTGTTCTTCCAGGGGTCACAAGAAAAAGCATCATAGAAATTGCTCGTG
Proteins encoded:
- the LOC117638834 gene encoding putative branched-chain-amino-acid aminotransferase 7, whose translation is MPPSPALQAISESAVQSHEADEKYGDAMKWDELEFGVIPTDYMYIMKCSNGDNFSQGHLAPYGKIELSPFSGILNYGQGVLEGLKAIRTKDGRVQLFRPEENAVRMKMSAERLCMPSPSTHQFLDALKQTVLANKRWVPPEGKGALYIRPLLIGSGPVLGLGPAPEYTFLIFATPVGNYHKRASTMNLYIENEVRRATPGGTGGVKSITNYSPIILVTKARAKGFTDVLFLDAATGKNIEEVSSCNIFFVKDNVILTPRTSGTVLPGVTRKSIIEIARDLNYMVEERDVPLEDVLAADEVFCTGTVVEVTAVASITHQDKRIEYRTGEETVFHKLRVVLKEIQTGVVEDKMGWTMLID